In Drosophila subpulchrella strain 33 F10 #4 breed RU33 unplaced genomic scaffold, RU_Dsub_v1.1 Primary Assembly Seq106, whole genome shotgun sequence, a single window of DNA contains:
- the LOC119558507 gene encoding zinc finger BED domain-containing protein 4-like → MNQLNAQLRTQEGKDIYDLVQKRLVERLDSFETRTIPRIATLVDPRFKKDGFLRSSNPDQAAKALELELLSLKSTTPRRPPTPESTSNEASSKFSFLQNKPKVKSTRADAIIATRQYMEKENIPDTCDPLKYWEMTADNELKLVAKKFFCIQASSCESERVFSKAGQTISDRRTRLKPEVVDQLLFLNRNIHFK, encoded by the exons ATGAATCAATTAAATGCACAGTTGCGAACACAGGAAGGAAAAGATATATATGACCTTGTTCAGAAACGCTTAGTGGAAAGACTTGATTCCTTTGAAACGCGCACAATTCCTCGCATCGCTACTCTCGTTGATCCTCGCTTCAAAAAAGATGGCTTTCTCCGAAGTTCAAACCCAGACCAAGCAGCTAAAGCGTTGGAGCTGGAATTGCTCTCTCTTAAATCAACAACTCCACGACGTCCACCAACACCAGAATCAACTTCAAACGAGGCAAGCagcaaattttcatttttgcaAAATAAGCCTAAAGTAAAGTCTACCAGAGCCGATGCCATTATTGCCACAAGGCAATATAtggaaaaagaaaacattCCTGACACTTGCGACCCCTTGAAGTATTGGGag atGACTGCTGACAACGAACTGAAATTGGttgcaaaaaaatttttctgtaTACAAGCCTCGTCCTGTGAGTCTGAACGAGTATTCAGCAAAGCTGGACAAACCATATCTGACCGCAGGACAAGGCTTAAACCTGAAGTTGTTGATCAACTTTTGTTCCTGAATAGAAATATACACTTTAAATGA